The Pecten maximus chromosome 14, xPecMax1.1, whole genome shotgun sequence genome includes a region encoding these proteins:
- the LOC117341703 gene encoding putative ankyrin repeat protein RF_0381, with protein MSVYDEEESRMALRLYHAVEENNMKTLRLLLVKGADIHYKFFDDKSLLHICCEKDRLECAKLLMEFGANIRSSDEWNMTPLMYCMVRHFCDIAKELLSRDAHAVHSQDRFGKSVIHCAVESGSVELLNLVLSHGADVNQTDWYGITPLMTLCAGTGIRHTTELCRVLLDAGADLELKDVRSKRTALQFAAVQKNTDLVQCLVAAGADPNTTDNASLTPLTSVIFQFYRLKNSSCDVSDDLMTIVIILTQAGANLNLNTRESSNPLYMAVTFKVEPLLRFFLDCGADPNVVFPMGVTPLLSAVKKKDAACVRALLNWRARSNIRGRVFKTAHVHDQYWVDAMGLAVDQGCWDIVLLLYSAGYNISRLQYLREGVPDSDIPESLSRDKDMFTYLQYLARNPRTLFHSTTLCMWDSLKNNIQENIYQLPLPTRIKQLTSPEFVLG; from the exons ATGTCGGTCTACGATGAAGAGGAGTCCCGCATGGCACTTCGGTTGTACCATGCTGTAGAGGAAAACAATATGAAGACATTGAGACTGCTTCTCGTTAAAGGCGCAGACATTCATTACAAATTTTTCGATGATAAATCACTTCTTCACATTTGTTGTGAAAAAGATCGTCTGGAATGCGCCAAACTTTTGATGGAATTCGGAGCAAATATTCGGTCGTCCGATGAGTGGAATATGACGCCGCTAATGTACTGTATGGTGAGACATTTTTGTGACATCGCTAAAGAACTGTTGTCACGTGATGCACACGCTGTCCACTCACAGGACAGGTTTGGGAAGTCTGTCATTCACTGTGCCGTGGAATCTGGGTCAGTTGAACTCTTGAATCTTGTGTTGTCACATGGTGCTGATGTCAATCAGACAGACTGGTACGGAATCACGCCGCTTATGACTCTTTGCGCAGGCACTGGAATAAGACATACCACTGAGCTTTGTCGCGTGCTTCTAGACGCAGGCGCAGACTTAGAGTTGAAGGATGTCCGGAGCAAGCGCACTGCATTACAG TTTGCAGCGGTGCAGAAAAACACTGACCTTGTCCAGTGTTTGGTAGCCGCTGGAGCTGACCCTAACACTACGGACAACGCTAGCCTTACTCCACTGACCAGTGTCATATTCCAGTTCTATCGTCTAAAGAATTCCAGCTGCGATGTGAGTGATGATTTGATGACTATAGTGATCATCCTGACCCAGGCCGGAGCCAACCTTAACCTTAACACTCGGGAGAGCTCTAACCCTTTATACATGGCCGTGACGTTTAAAGTGGAGCCCCTTTTAAGGTTCTTCCTCGACTGTGGGGCCGATCCAAATGTCGTAT TTCCAATGGGCGTGACGCCATTACTATCGGCTGTGAAGAAAAAAGACGCTGCATGTGTTCGCGCTCTCCTTAACTGGAGAGCTCGCTCGAACATCCGGGGACGTGTATTTAAAACAGCTCATGTGCACGACCAGTACTGGGTGGACGCCATGGGACTTGCTGTGGATCAAGGGTGCTGGGACATTGTCCTCCTGTTGTACTCCGCCGGATATAACATAAGCAGACTTCAATACCTCCGGGAAGGGGTACCTGACTCGGATATTCCCGAGTCTCTATCACGTGATAAAGACATGTTCACGTACCTGCAGTACTTAGCCCGAAACCCTAGGACTCTGTTTCATTCGACAACTTTGTGTATGTGGGacagtttgaaaaataacatacAGGAAAACATCTATCAGCTTCCGCTTCCGACAAGGATTAAACAGCTCACGTCTCCAGAGTTTGTCCTGGGTTGA